From Campylobacter concisus, a single genomic window includes:
- a CDS encoding polysulfide reductase chain B — protein sequence MKKYMMIHDENLCIGCQGCSVACRSANNVPRGLYRLQVHAKMSGTFPNLKTDFLRQSCVMCEDAPCVEVCPTGASFKTADGVTLLDHRICVSCKYCILACPYDARYVLPNGEIGKCTFCYESRLEEGKEPACVSVCPTNALTFGDVNDENSKISKKLKESKYYLPKAELNTKPSLAMIANTKGAHHE from the coding sequence ATGAAAAAATATATGATGATACATGATGAAAATTTATGCATCGGCTGTCAAGGCTGCTCGGTAGCTTGCAGAAGTGCAAACAACGTGCCGAGGGGGCTTTACCGCTTGCAGGTGCATGCGAAGATGAGTGGGACATTTCCAAATTTAAAGACCGACTTTTTACGTCAAAGCTGTGTTATGTGCGAAGATGCACCTTGTGTTGAGGTTTGCCCAACTGGTGCTAGCTTTAAAACAGCTGATGGCGTTACGCTACTTGATCATAGAATTTGTGTTAGTTGCAAATACTGCATCCTAGCCTGTCCATACGACGCTCGTTACGTCTTGCCAAATGGTGAGATAGGCAAATGCACATTTTGCTATGAGAGTAGGCTAGAAGAGGGCAAAGAGCCAGCTTGCGTTAGCGTCTGCCCTACAAATGCCCTAACTTTTGGCGATGTAAATGATGAAAACTCTAAAATTTCAAAGAAATTAAAAGAGAGCAAATACTACTTGCCAAAAGCGGAGCTAAATACAAAACCTTCACTTGCGATGATCGCAAATACAAAAGGAGCACACCATGAATAA
- a CDS encoding polysulfide reductase, whose amino-acid sequence MNNMSGSLAQYSEIYWGWPIAVYLFLAGLSAGASIVAVLISKKYGKENYYFKAAALIAPLAIVLGLALLVLDLGKPLSFYWILLLYNFDSVMSIGVALLLVYTPLSVIYAVGAFKNEIAMLKISLFDVVANFASKLSSLLEILLFILGIGVGAYTGFLLSAAHKIALWNTSVLPVLFLVSGLSCAGAFTLLVGVLKDKAKRQNDIAHYLLKFDFFAIIAEFLLIVALFMVVKGASTSGAESVANALSVNSLGLMFYIGVIGFGMALPIILDLSVLKVYDFKREFAVINALFVICGVFLLRCYIVYAGQIFI is encoded by the coding sequence ATGAATAACATGTCAGGAAGCCTAGCTCAATACTCTGAAATTTATTGGGGCTGGCCGATAGCCGTTTATCTATTTTTAGCAGGACTTAGTGCGGGTGCTAGCATCGTTGCTGTGCTCATTTCAAAAAAATATGGAAAAGAGAATTATTACTTTAAAGCAGCCGCTCTTATCGCTCCATTAGCGATCGTTCTTGGACTTGCTCTTTTGGTGCTTGATCTTGGCAAGCCGCTTAGCTTTTACTGGATACTTCTGCTTTACAACTTTGACTCAGTCATGTCAATAGGCGTTGCGCTACTTCTAGTTTATACGCCTCTTAGCGTTATATACGCAGTTGGCGCATTTAAAAACGAGATCGCAATGCTTAAAATTTCTCTTTTTGACGTGGTTGCAAATTTTGCTAGCAAGCTTTCAAGCCTACTTGAAATTTTGCTTTTTATCCTAGGCATTGGCGTTGGTGCATATACAGGCTTTTTGCTAAGCGCAGCTCATAAGATCGCACTTTGGAATACATCAGTCTTGCCAGTATTATTTTTAGTATCAGGCTTGAGCTGTGCTGGTGCATTTACGTTACTTGTTGGCGTGCTAAAAGATAAGGCAAAAAGGCAAAACGATATTGCACACTATTTATTAAAATTTGATTTTTTTGCGATTATTGCCGAGTTTTTGCTCATAGTCGCTCTATTTATGGTTGTAAAAGGTGCAAGCACAAGTGGTGCGGAGAGCGTAGCAAACGCACTTAGCGTAAATTCTCTTGGGCTAATGTTTTATATTGGCGTCATTGGTTTTGGTATGGCTTTGCCTATCATTTTAGACTTAAGCGTTTTAAAGGTGTATGATTTTAAACGCGAATTTGCCGTGATCAACGCATTATTCGTAATATGTGGCGTCTTTTTGCTAAGGTGTTACATTGTCTATGCGGGGCAAATTTTTATTTAA
- a CDS encoding two-component system response regulator produces the protein MKILLLEDDLGFQESVCEFLQTLGYEVTAVSDGQEACDLIEKNFYHLFILDIKVPGVNGHEVIKYIRSLNPNAPIMITTSLVDIGDMAIGYELGCNEYLKKPFELAELKFRVAELMRKYYGTDDKNIVKINDEFSFNLNKRALFKNGKMVDLSAKEVALVECLVSHLNSYVSMEELRDLVWNDKDIEGADIRMHVLKIRNKTTSDFITSKRRIGYKIDAQEL, from the coding sequence TTGAAAATTTTGCTTTTAGAAGATGATTTAGGGTTTCAAGAGAGCGTCTGTGAGTTTTTACAGACGCTTGGTTATGAAGTTACAGCGGTGAGCGATGGTCAAGAAGCGTGTGATCTGATAGAGAAAAATTTCTATCATCTTTTTATACTTGATATAAAAGTACCTGGCGTAAATGGACATGAGGTTATCAAGTACATAAGAAGTCTAAATCCAAACGCTCCTATCATGATAACAACATCTTTGGTTGATATAGGTGATATGGCGATTGGCTATGAGCTTGGCTGTAACGAATACCTAAAAAAGCCATTTGAGCTTGCTGAACTTAAATTTAGAGTAGCTGAGCTTATGAGAAAATACTATGGAACTGACGATAAAAACATAGTAAAGATCAATGACGAGTTTAGCTTTAATCTAAACAAGCGTGCGCTATTTAAAAACGGCAAAATGGTCGATCTTAGCGCAAAAGAAGTTGCACTTGTTGAGTGTCTAGTTTCGCATCTAAATTCTTACGTCAGCATGGAAGAGCTAAGAGATCTTGTCTGGAATGACAAAGATATAGAAGGCGCTGATATCAGAATGCATGTTTTAAAGATAAGAAACAAAACAACTAGTGACTTTATCACTTCAAAGAGGCGTATAGGCTACAAGATAGATGCACAAGAGCTTTAA